One stretch of Penaeus monodon isolate SGIC_2016 unplaced genomic scaffold, NSTDA_Pmon_1 PmonScaffold_57, whole genome shotgun sequence DNA includes these proteins:
- the LOC119571265 gene encoding uncharacterized protein LOC119571265, whose product MRGLGSSRPTTFISLRSFSNRDTSGRNVQDELPYCSLCHGSQDEEGLFDGPCKCDENGKRQPKVKVQDSKKTSCCASDAGPARRQMTEVEDFVGSSEKDFAEFILTQDELSSLDLRGHVVVFIMANPGSPAIGLENLCQPLRSYCVQPSHLHRIIIIGPLDYLRKEWVELRRIPEIYFAAGYPWAKETRKVVKLASCQMCVLLCAEPEPEKLGSRFDFAFEMLKTTSSRLVRTRNMVAMMYDPMDG is encoded by the exons ATGCGTGGACTTGGGTCATCTCGACCTACAACTTTTATTTCCTTGAGGTCCTTTAGCAATCGCGATACTTCTGGACGTAATGTTCAGGATG AGCTTCCATACTGTTCTTTGTGCCACGGCAGTCAGGATGAGGAAGGGCTGTTCGATGGCCCTTGTAAATGTGATGAGAATG GAAAGCGACAGCCGAAAGTGAAGGTCCAGGATTCTAAAaa GACCTCATGCTGTGCTTCTGATGCTGGACCTGCAAGAAGACAAATGACAGAAGTTGAGGATTTTGTTGGCTCCTCTGAGAAAGATTTTGCTGAATTCATACTG ACACAAGACGAGCTGAGTTCTCTTGATTTGCGCGGCCATGTAGTCGTCTTCATCATGGCCAATCCAGGTTCACCAGCCATTGGACTCGAGAACCTATGCCAGCCTCTGAGGTCCTATTGTGTCCAGCCCTCTCACCTCCACAGGATCATCATCATTGGACCACTCGACTACCTGAGGAAAGAATGGGTCGAGCTACGGAGAATCCCAGAAATTTATTTTGCAGCT GGTTATCCGTGGGCCAAAGAAACCCGAAAGGTCGTGAAACTGGCCTCTTGCCAGATGTGCGTCCTCCTCTGTGCTGAACCTGAACCAGAGAAACTGGGTTCAAGATTCGACTTCGCATTCGAAATGCTGAAGACGACTTCGAGTCGGTTAGTCCGCACCAGGAATATGGTGGCTATGA TGTATGACCCAATGGACGGATAA
- the LOC119571266 gene encoding uncharacterized protein LOC119571266: MDTILNPDPGEYPGKSDMNYDSQSNRRPRENSDSEEDPHPKHPQKNETGRNSTDHNASTTDNTPMHRQENQNVVLINLSDQSEASNFNNPIKLTNALNKSDFQKYIIEDSLRVLGTGKAIRFEVHISKLKPLNQIKKLGDWEIKCKQPVSSRNIGCSYGTIFPVEIDLTPDEIAEKIRIIGGNNIEIVEVTRIKKSNRDKENENKWIPTKSLRLTFKGRLPEKVAIGHTSYSVHHNFPHTKMFQVSDVWTWDHDV; encoded by the coding sequence ATGGACACAATACTCAATCCAGATCCAGGAGAATACCCTGGCAAAAGTGATATGAACTACGATTCTCAATCGAACAGAAGACCACGAGAGAATAGCGACAGCGAGGAAGACCcgcaccccaaacacccccagaAAAACGAAACCGGCAGAAACTCCACGGATCACAACGCGAGCACAACTGATAACACACCAATGCACAGGCAAGAAAATCAAAATGTAGTTCTTATTAATTTAAGTGATCAATCTGAAGCCTCGAATTTCAACAATCCCATAAAACTGACAAATGCACTAAACAAAtcagatttccaaaaatatataattgaagatTCCCTCAGAGTCTTAGGAACAGGGAAGGCCATAAGGTTTGAGGTacatatttcaaaattaaaacctttaaatcaaataaaaaaactggGAGACTGGGAAATTAAATGCAAACAGCCGGTATCAAGCAGAAACATAGGATGCTCATATGGCACAATCTTCCCAGTGGAAATAGATCTAACCCCAGATGAAATagcagagaaaataagaataataggtgGAAATAACATTGAAATAGTAGAAGTCACAAGAATCAAAAAGAgtaacagagacaaagaaaatgaaaataagtggaTTCCAACCAAGTCCCTAAGATTGACTTTTAAAGGCAGACTACCAGAGAAGGTAGCAATAGGCCATACATCTTACTCAGTTCATCATAACTTTCCCCATACCAAAATGTTTCAAGTGTCTGATGTATGGACATGGGATCATGAcgtgtaa